A window of the Comamonas sp. Y33R10-2 genome harbors these coding sequences:
- the flhC gene encoding flagellar transcriptional regulator FlhC, with protein MPAAAKTTVKSVLNESKQIERAAMLIEMGARMQVLESETTLSYERLIRLYKEISGKSPSKGQLPFSTDWFLTWQENVHSSLFLNIYEYLSKGVELDTAEQLTKAYRLYAEQIKTAELEVLLSFTRAWRLVKFVDAQMLSRTQCSVCKGQFVTEPYENARHYQCGLCNPPARAGKSKAAGSLMLH; from the coding sequence ATGCCCGCTGCAGCCAAAACCACCGTCAAAAGCGTTCTGAACGAATCCAAGCAAATCGAGCGCGCCGCCATGCTCATTGAGATGGGCGCCCGTATGCAAGTGCTGGAGTCTGAGACCACGCTGTCTTACGAACGCCTGATTCGGCTGTACAAGGAAATTTCGGGTAAATCTCCCTCCAAGGGCCAGTTGCCGTTTTCAACGGACTGGTTTCTGACTTGGCAAGAAAACGTGCACAGCTCGCTGTTTCTGAACATCTACGAATATCTGTCCAAGGGCGTAGAGCTGGATACCGCCGAGCAACTGACTAAGGCCTATCGCCTTTACGCCGAACAAATTAAAACCGCTGAGCTGGAAGTGCTGCTTTCCTTCACACGCGCTTGGCGCTTGGTGAAGTTTGTCGATGCACAAATGCTCAGCCGCACGCAATGCTCAGTTTGCAAGGGACAGTTTGTGACCGAGCCCTATGAGAATGCGCGTCACTATCAGTGCGGCTTGTGCAATCCGCCTGCACGTGCGGGTAAGAGCAAGGCAGCTGGATCGTTGATGTTGCACTAA
- the flhD gene encoding flagellar transcriptional regulator FlhD: protein MNNEQLLAEIREANLTYLMLAQTLIRQDKAEAVFRLGLNEESCELLGSLSSAQVLKLSSRNTLLASFRADDEMVWSLLTNHSSNKIGNAATNTLHANILMASRISEVL from the coding sequence ATGAATAACGAACAACTGCTTGCCGAGATCCGCGAAGCCAACCTCACTTACCTGATGCTGGCCCAAACCCTGATCCGCCAGGACAAGGCCGAGGCCGTGTTTCGCCTGGGTCTGAATGAAGAGTCCTGCGAGCTGCTGGGCTCACTGTCTTCAGCGCAAGTGCTCAAGCTTTCATCGCGCAACACGCTGCTGGCCAGCTTCCGCGCTGACGATGAAATGGTCTGGAGCTTGCTGACCAACCACAGCAGCAACAAGATTGGCAACGCTGCCACCAACACGCTACACGCCAATATCCTGATGGCCAGCCGTATCTCCGAAGTGCTCTGA
- a CDS encoding GGDEF domain-containing protein: protein MKEWLVSAQRIRGISLLDALLTTDSRLRMSLITTGLACLFMAFCILVVELLATTALIDHQWVRWWSLASGACVLGSFALIRSGATRDWDDPAFTSVQMIYGITSNAVAYVIAGSSRGITPPLLAVAMMFAVFSLRPQQIKGLMAYGLLAYGVAAAVVQWGMPYDPMPASLAAVYLLVVVMVLTMTTILSLRANTMRERLQIQKSELAEAVAQIHEMATRDELTGLPNRRYMQDMLRLEELRARRNGQPLLVAQLDLDFFKKVNDSYGHAAGDQVLQDFSRRVASCVRAADVWARWGGEEFVLLMPNTSQADGEVLLERVRAKVASMPAQLPSGVCIAYTVSIGAAQLREGEGAMTLLERTDTALYAAKGLGRNRVEWAEGEPTPKFKPNPNLAAQARPVRGRASPPQPGDLADCTTRSSYPQTEQ from the coding sequence ATGAAGGAGTGGCTAGTGAGTGCTCAACGCATAAGGGGCATCAGTCTGCTGGATGCATTGCTGACGACGGATTCGCGTTTGCGTATGTCTTTGATTACGACAGGGCTGGCGTGTTTGTTTATGGCGTTCTGCATTTTGGTGGTGGAGCTGCTCGCCACCACAGCGCTGATTGATCATCAATGGGTGCGCTGGTGGTCGTTAGCCAGTGGCGCTTGTGTGCTGGGCAGCTTTGCTTTGATTCGCAGCGGCGCCACACGTGATTGGGATGATCCGGCGTTTACCAGCGTGCAAATGATCTATGGCATCACCAGCAATGCTGTGGCCTATGTGATTGCGGGATCGAGTCGCGGCATCACTCCGCCACTCTTGGCCGTGGCCATGATGTTTGCGGTGTTCAGTTTGCGCCCCCAGCAGATCAAGGGCTTGATGGCTTATGGATTGCTGGCCTATGGCGTGGCGGCTGCCGTGGTGCAGTGGGGCATGCCTTATGACCCTATGCCTGCTTCATTGGCGGCGGTTTATTTGCTGGTGGTGGTGATGGTTTTGACCATGACGACGATATTGAGCCTGCGTGCCAACACCATGCGCGAGCGCCTGCAAATCCAAAAAAGTGAGTTGGCAGAGGCCGTGGCGCAGATTCATGAAATGGCGACCCGTGATGAGCTGACGGGCTTGCCCAATCGCCGCTATATGCAAGACATGCTGCGCCTAGAAGAGCTAAGAGCAAGGCGTAATGGCCAGCCTTTGTTGGTGGCACAGCTGGACTTGGATTTTTTCAAAAAAGTTAACGACAGCTATGGTCATGCTGCAGGCGATCAGGTGCTGCAGGACTTTTCTCGCCGGGTCGCCAGTTGCGTCAGAGCAGCCGATGTCTGGGCGCGCTGGGGCGGGGAAGAATTTGTGCTGCTAATGCCCAATACCTCGCAAGCTGATGGCGAGGTGCTGCTGGAGCGCGTGCGAGCCAAGGTTGCCAGCATGCCTGCGCAACTGCCTTCAGGTGTCTGCATTGCTTACACCGTCTCTATTGGCGCGGCTCAGCTTCGAGAGGGCGAAGGCGCAATGACGCTGCTGGAGCGCACAGATACAGCCTTGTATGCGGCCAAGGGCTTGGGCCGAAATCGGGTGGAGTGGGCTGAGGGCGAGCCCACGCCTAAGTTCAAGCCCAATCCAAATTTGGCAGCGCAAGCCAGGCCTGTCCGAGGAAGGGCTAGCCCTCCTCAGCCGGGCGATTTGGCTGACTGCACCACTCGCTCCAGCTACCCGCAAACAGAGCAGTAG
- a CDS encoding sulfurtransferase gives MTTPRPEGYNTLISVAQLAQLKASGKPVMVFDCSFDLMNPPAGHAQYLQSHIPEAVFADLDKNLSAPHGAPGEDGQVATSTQSESGGRHPLPTLERFSVWLSSIGFANDMQAVVYDRNGANYCGRLWWMLRWAGHDATAVLDGGLQAWQAEGHAVNAGEEPSHFQSNFELSQPLETLKTVSQVEAELGQPSQTLIDARAPARYRGEVEPLDPVAGHIPGALNRPFSSNIAADGRFKPAALLKAEFDQLLAGRDPATVVHQCGSGVSATPNVLAMRIAGFAPTALFAGSWSEWCSQPNRPAEEG, from the coding sequence ATGACTACACCTAGGCCAGAAGGCTATAACACCCTGATTTCTGTCGCGCAGTTAGCCCAGCTCAAGGCCAGCGGCAAGCCCGTGATGGTGTTTGATTGCAGCTTCGATCTGATGAATCCGCCTGCAGGTCATGCACAGTATCTGCAGTCGCACATTCCAGAGGCCGTGTTTGCCGATCTGGACAAAAACCTCAGCGCCCCACACGGTGCACCCGGTGAGGATGGGCAGGTTGCCACCAGCACGCAGTCCGAATCAGGTGGCCGCCACCCCCTACCGACACTTGAGCGCTTCTCAGTCTGGCTATCGTCCATCGGCTTTGCCAACGATATGCAAGCTGTTGTCTATGACCGCAACGGCGCCAACTACTGCGGCCGCCTGTGGTGGATGCTGCGCTGGGCCGGGCATGATGCGACTGCCGTATTGGATGGCGGTTTGCAAGCTTGGCAGGCCGAAGGCCACGCCGTGAATGCAGGTGAAGAGCCCAGCCATTTCCAATCCAACTTCGAGTTGAGCCAGCCATTAGAAACGCTAAAAACCGTCTCTCAGGTCGAAGCCGAACTGGGCCAGCCCAGCCAAACCCTAATTGATGCTCGCGCCCCCGCCCGTTATCGCGGCGAAGTGGAACCTCTGGATCCGGTGGCCGGTCATATCCCCGGCGCACTCAACCGCCCATTTAGCAGCAATATTGCCGCTGACGGTCGCTTCAAACCTGCAGCACTGCTCAAGGCCGAGTTTGATCAGCTGCTCGCTGGCCGTGACCCAGCCACCGTCGTGCACCAGTGCGGCAGCGGTGTGAGCGCCACGCCGAATGTGCTGGCCATGCGAATTGCAGGCTTTGCGCCTACTGCTCTGTTTGCGGGTAGCTGGAGCGAGTGGTGCAGTCAGCCAAATCGCCCGGCTGAGGAGGGCTAG
- a CDS encoding DMT family transporter, which produces MQALWMVLAALIFAVMSVCVKYASQDFNTAEIIFYRGLISMVLIAWMAKNSGVTLATRYPREHAWRSFVGVTSMGAWFYAIGHLPLATATTLNSMSSIWMAVFIIAQGLWLRHSLRKTYAAKPETRLAIPAFPWALVSTVVLSFIGVLLVLRPTSAPASEWAAAMGGLFGGMFAAMAYMQVATLSRMGEPETRVVFYFSLGSAIAGGIAMLIIGISPFPGWSTLWLLPVGILAAIAQICMTKAYAAAGGKRNTLVVANLQYTGIVFAALLSLMLFGESIPLIGWIGIVLIVASGAAATALRSRA; this is translated from the coding sequence ATGCAAGCCCTGTGGATGGTGCTGGCCGCACTGATTTTTGCGGTCATGAGTGTGTGCGTGAAGTATGCGTCTCAAGACTTCAATACTGCCGAGATCATTTTTTACCGCGGCCTCATCAGCATGGTGCTCATTGCGTGGATGGCCAAAAACAGCGGCGTGACACTAGCTACCCGCTACCCGCGCGAACATGCTTGGCGCAGCTTCGTGGGGGTCACCTCCATGGGGGCTTGGTTTTACGCCATTGGCCATCTGCCACTGGCTACTGCCACCACGCTCAACTCCATGAGCAGCATTTGGATGGCTGTGTTTATCATCGCCCAAGGGCTTTGGCTGCGCCACAGTTTGCGCAAAACCTATGCGGCAAAGCCCGAGACACGCCTTGCCATTCCAGCCTTCCCTTGGGCTCTGGTCTCTACCGTTGTGCTCAGTTTTATCGGCGTGCTGCTAGTGCTGCGCCCTACAAGCGCACCGGCCAGCGAATGGGCAGCAGCTATGGGCGGTCTGTTTGGCGGCATGTTTGCTGCCATGGCCTATATGCAAGTGGCGACACTCTCGCGCATGGGCGAGCCTGAAACCCGCGTTGTTTTCTACTTCTCGCTGGGCTCGGCCATTGCGGGCGGCATCGCCATGTTGATCATTGGCATCTCCCCCTTCCCCGGCTGGAGCACCCTATGGTTGCTGCCTGTGGGCATTCTTGCCGCCATTGCACAAATTTGCATGACCAAGGCATACGCTGCAGCGGGCGGCAAGCGCAACACGTTGGTCGTGGCCAATTTGCAATACACCGGCATTGTGTTTGCCGCTTTGCTCAGCCTCATGCTGTTTGGCGAGAGCATTCCGCTGATTGGCTGGATAGGCATTGTGCTGATTGTGGCCAGCGGCGCGGCGGCAACGGCATTGAGATCTAGAGCTTAA
- a CDS encoding aromatic ring-hydroxylating dioxygenase subunit alpha, whose amino-acid sequence MTDLSLQLQQAASQLPVSSYFDPALFQRELETIFKHGPRYVGHQLAVPEIGDYYALPQENEGRALVRNTKGEIELISNVCRHRQAVMLKGRGNLNSEGKGHAGGNIVCPLHRWTYNTSGELLGAPHFSHDPCLNLNNYKLREWNGLLFEDNGRDVEADLAGMKLREHLQFEGFVLDHVELHECNYNWKTFIEVYLEDYHVGPFHPGLGNFVTCDDLKWEFAKEYSVQTVGVAPSFGNPGSDTYKKWHDVLLAYRNGELPERGAIWLTYYPHIMVEWYPHVLTVSTLHPLAVDKTLNVVEFFYPEEIAAFEPEFVQAQKAAYMETCIEDDEIGERMDAGRKALYLRGDNEVGPYQSPMEDGMQHFHEWYRTVMTP is encoded by the coding sequence ATGACTGATTTAAGTCTTCAACTGCAGCAGGCCGCAAGCCAACTACCAGTTTCAAGCTATTTCGACCCAGCGCTGTTTCAGCGCGAGTTGGAAACCATTTTTAAACATGGCCCTCGCTATGTGGGCCATCAGCTAGCCGTACCCGAGATCGGTGACTACTACGCTCTGCCTCAAGAAAACGAAGGCCGGGCGCTGGTGCGCAACACCAAGGGCGAGATCGAGCTGATCTCCAACGTCTGCCGCCACCGCCAGGCCGTAATGCTCAAGGGCCGGGGCAATCTGAACTCCGAAGGCAAGGGCCACGCCGGGGGCAACATTGTCTGCCCGCTGCACCGCTGGACTTACAACACCAGCGGCGAGTTGCTGGGCGCGCCCCACTTCAGCCACGACCCGTGCCTCAACCTCAACAACTACAAGTTGCGTGAATGGAACGGCCTGCTGTTCGAAGACAACGGCCGCGATGTAGAGGCGGACCTTGCGGGCATGAAGCTGCGCGAGCATCTGCAGTTTGAGGGCTTTGTGCTGGACCATGTCGAGTTGCACGAGTGCAACTACAACTGGAAGACCTTCATCGAGGTCTATCTAGAGGACTATCACGTAGGCCCCTTCCACCCCGGCTTGGGCAACTTTGTCACCTGTGATGATTTGAAGTGGGAGTTTGCCAAAGAGTACTCGGTGCAAACCGTGGGCGTGGCCCCCAGCTTTGGCAACCCCGGCTCAGACACCTATAAAAAATGGCACGACGTGCTGCTGGCCTACCGTAACGGCGAGCTGCCTGAACGCGGAGCCATCTGGTTGACCTATTACCCGCACATCATGGTGGAGTGGTACCCACATGTGCTGACCGTCTCGACCCTGCACCCGCTGGCCGTGGACAAGACGCTAAACGTGGTGGAGTTTTTCTACCCCGAAGAAATAGCAGCCTTCGAGCCCGAGTTTGTACAGGCGCAAAAAGCCGCCTATATGGAGACGTGCATCGAAGACGACGAGATTGGAGAACGCATGGATGCCGGCCGCAAGGCTTTGTATCTGCGCGGCGACAACGAGGTTGGGCCTTACCAGAGCCCTATGGAAGACGGCATGCAGCATTTTCATGAGTGGTATAGGACTGTGATGACCCCCTGA
- the xseB gene encoding exodeoxyribonuclease VII small subunit → MPKAAAAKKSDQPASYEAALQELEQLIAQIESGQLPLEQMLSGYQRAAELLGFCRGKLDAVQEQVKVLDEGKLSAWTQD, encoded by the coding sequence ATGCCCAAGGCCGCCGCTGCGAAAAAATCTGATCAGCCTGCCAGCTACGAAGCTGCATTGCAGGAGCTGGAGCAACTGATTGCACAGATCGAATCTGGCCAGTTGCCGCTGGAGCAGATGCTCAGTGGCTATCAGCGCGCCGCTGAGCTGCTGGGTTTTTGCCGCGGGAAGTTGGATGCCGTGCAAGAGCAAGTCAAGGTGCTCGATGAGGGCAAGTTGTCGGCTTGGACACAGGACTAA
- a CDS encoding polyprenyl synthetase family protein yields MNESMIAEPSTSLNAGAPALDFSAWMQERLARTEDALSRWVGINTPAGLGEAMRYAVLDGGKRLRPLLVWAAAEAVSGQAAASLRAGCAVELIHAYSLVHDDMPCMDNDIMRRGKPTVHVQFGEASALLAGDALQALAFELLLPEDEGIPSCMQAKLCRLLGAAAGGQGMAGGQAIDLASVGKQLNEAQLREMHHLKTGALLLGSVLMGAACNAQTDAKALAALADYGQALGVAFQVVDDILDVVADSATLGKTAGKDAANDKPTFVSLLGLEAARVHAEELRLLAHAALARSGLQDTRALAALADMVVQRTY; encoded by the coding sequence ATGAATGAATCAATGATTGCTGAACCGTCGACCTCTTTGAACGCGGGTGCGCCTGCTCTGGATTTCTCTGCCTGGATGCAGGAGCGACTGGCTCGCACCGAGGATGCGCTGTCGCGCTGGGTCGGTATCAACACGCCTGCAGGTTTGGGCGAAGCCATGCGCTACGCCGTACTTGATGGCGGCAAGCGCCTGCGGCCGCTGTTGGTCTGGGCTGCTGCCGAAGCCGTAAGCGGGCAAGCCGCTGCCTCGCTGCGCGCTGGCTGCGCGGTGGAGCTGATTCACGCTTACTCGCTGGTGCACGACGATATGCCGTGCATGGACAACGACATCATGCGTCGCGGCAAGCCCACCGTGCATGTGCAGTTTGGCGAAGCCTCAGCTCTGTTGGCAGGTGACGCATTGCAAGCGCTGGCCTTTGAATTGCTCTTGCCCGAGGATGAGGGCATCCCCAGCTGCATGCAGGCCAAGCTGTGCCGCCTGCTGGGCGCCGCTGCAGGTGGTCAAGGCATGGCAGGCGGTCAAGCGATTGATCTGGCCAGTGTTGGCAAACAGTTGAATGAAGCGCAGCTGCGCGAAATGCACCACCTCAAGACGGGTGCACTGCTGCTGGGCAGTGTGCTCATGGGCGCGGCTTGTAATGCTCAGACGGATGCTAAGGCGCTGGCTGCGCTGGCCGACTATGGCCAGGCGCTGGGCGTCGCCTTCCAAGTGGTGGATGATATTTTGGATGTGGTCGCAGATTCGGCCACTTTGGGTAAGACAGCAGGCAAGGATGCCGCCAACGACAAACCGACTTTTGTGTCTCTGCTGGGGCTGGAAGCGGCACGTGTACACGCTGAAGAGTTGCGCCTGCTGGCCCATGCAGCGTTGGCTCGCAGCGGTTTGCAAGATACACGTGCGCTAGCTGCGCTGGCTGATATGGTTGTGCAGCGCACATACTAA
- the dxs gene encoding 1-deoxy-D-xylulose-5-phosphate synthase, whose amino-acid sequence MSTNTFPLLQSINDPAEMRRLPRAQLKTLAAELRGYVIDSVSKTGGHLSSNLGTVELTVALHAVFNTPYDRIVWDVGHQTYPHKILTGRRDRMSTLRQLDGISGFPLRTESEYDAFGAGHSSTSISAALGMALAAKQKGEDRRAIAVIGDGAMTAGMAFEALNNGGVADANLLVILNDNDMSISPPVGALNRYLAQLMSGQFYAKARDVGKSVLKQVPPLLELAKRIEQQAKGMVVPATMFEQFGFNYIGPIDGHDLDSLIPTLENIKSLKGPQFLHVVTKKGQGYKLAEADPIAYHGPGKFDPTVGLVKSTAPAKQTFTQVFGNWLCDMAAKDQRLVGITPAMREGSGMVEFHKRFPDRYYDVGIAEQHAVTFAGGMACEGLKPVVAIYSTFLQRGYDQLIHDVALQNLPVVFALDRAGLVGADGATHAGAYDVAYVRCIPNMSMACPADERETRQLLSTAYEQNHPVCVRYPRGSGVGVAPLESLEGLAFGKGEIRRESASKKVAILAFGTLLYPALQAAEALDASVANMRWAKPLDEALLLQLAAEHDLIVTLEDGCIMGGAGTAVMEALAAHGMAKSVLQLGLPDQFIEHGDPAKLMSLQGLDAAGIEASIRKRLAS is encoded by the coding sequence ATGTCCACGAACACATTTCCTTTGCTGCAGAGCATTAATGATCCCGCAGAGATGCGCCGCCTGCCGCGTGCGCAGCTCAAGACGCTGGCCGCAGAGCTGCGAGGCTATGTGATCGACAGTGTCTCTAAGACAGGCGGTCACCTCAGCTCGAATCTGGGCACGGTTGAACTCACGGTGGCGCTGCATGCAGTGTTTAACACTCCGTATGACCGCATCGTTTGGGATGTGGGTCACCAGACTTACCCACACAAAATTCTGACCGGTCGCCGCGACCGCATGTCCACACTGCGCCAGTTGGATGGAATCTCGGGCTTTCCGCTGCGCACCGAAAGCGAATATGACGCTTTTGGCGCCGGTCACTCGTCCACCAGCATCTCCGCAGCACTGGGCATGGCGCTGGCGGCCAAGCAAAAGGGCGAAGACCGCCGCGCTATTGCCGTGATTGGCGATGGTGCTATGACGGCCGGCATGGCCTTTGAAGCGCTCAACAACGGTGGTGTGGCAGATGCCAATTTGCTGGTCATCTTGAATGACAACGACATGAGCATCAGCCCACCAGTAGGTGCGTTGAACCGCTATCTGGCGCAGTTGATGAGCGGCCAGTTCTACGCCAAGGCGCGTGATGTGGGCAAGAGCGTTTTAAAGCAAGTGCCGCCGCTGCTGGAATTGGCCAAGCGCATTGAGCAGCAGGCCAAGGGCATGGTCGTGCCTGCCACCATGTTTGAGCAGTTCGGCTTTAACTACATTGGCCCTATTGATGGCCATGACTTGGATTCTCTGATCCCTACGCTAGAGAACATCAAGAGCCTCAAAGGCCCGCAGTTCTTGCACGTGGTCACGAAAAAGGGTCAAGGCTACAAGCTGGCTGAGGCTGATCCGATTGCTTATCACGGCCCCGGCAAGTTTGATCCGACGGTGGGCTTGGTTAAATCAACAGCGCCGGCAAAGCAAACCTTCACGCAGGTGTTCGGCAACTGGTTGTGCGATATGGCAGCCAAAGACCAGCGCTTGGTAGGCATCACGCCCGCCATGCGTGAAGGTTCCGGCATGGTGGAGTTTCATAAGCGCTTCCCTGACCGTTACTACGATGTGGGGATTGCCGAGCAACACGCAGTCACCTTCGCGGGCGGTATGGCTTGCGAAGGGCTCAAGCCCGTGGTGGCCATCTACTCGACCTTTTTGCAGCGCGGCTACGACCAGTTAATTCACGACGTCGCCTTGCAAAACCTGCCCGTGGTTTTTGCGCTCGATCGCGCGGGCTTGGTGGGTGCGGATGGTGCAACCCATGCCGGTGCCTATGACGTGGCTTATGTGCGCTGCATTCCAAACATGAGCATGGCTTGCCCGGCAGACGAGCGCGAAACGCGCCAGTTGCTGAGCACGGCTTATGAGCAAAACCACCCCGTTTGCGTGCGCTACCCGCGCGGCTCGGGTGTGGGCGTGGCCCCGTTAGAAAGTCTGGAAGGCTTAGCTTTTGGCAAGGGTGAAATTCGCCGTGAATCGGCCAGCAAGAAAGTCGCAATCTTAGCCTTTGGCACGTTGCTGTACCCAGCTTTGCAAGCCGCCGAGGCGCTGGATGCAAGCGTTGCCAATATGCGCTGGGCCAAGCCGCTGGATGAAGCGCTGCTACTCCAGTTAGCTGCTGAGCACGACTTGATCGTAACGCTGGAAGACGGCTGCATCATGGGCGGTGCAGGTACGGCGGTGATGGAAGCATTGGCCGCTCACGGCATGGCCAAGAGCGTGCTGCAGCTGGGCCTGCCCGATCAGTTCATCGAGCATGGTGACCCGGCCAAGCTGATGAGCCTGCAGGGCTTGGATGCGGCGGGTATAGAAGCCTCTATCCGAAAGCGCTTGGCATCTTGA
- the dctP gene encoding TRAP transporter substrate-binding protein DctP: MDRRSLVKHVGMAGVLAAGVAPAVRAQEVLRWRLVTSFPKALDAISGGAEKFAQTLRVMSGGQIDVSIHPAGDLMPAFGVMEGVQNGTVEMALTAPYYFTDKDYSFALGCAVPFGLTARQMDAWMEYGGGRKLMDDFYAQYNIKSLSAGNTGTQMGGWYRKEIKTVQDLHGLRMRAGGGLLGDALQKLGVQAFNMPIGEAQQALEKGRLDAVEFVGPYDEQKLGFGKIAPYYYYPGWWEGGAELAYFINTKAFAALTPEHKAMVEAAAALAAKDLTAKYLALNPAALKKLLSERVQLRAFPRELMDAGFKAVMTTMAEHEAKSSTFRRIHRSMRGFQHDQLLWDRFSEFRYSSYMSAVRL; encoded by the coding sequence ATGGATCGTCGCTCACTCGTCAAACATGTGGGCATGGCCGGTGTGCTGGCTGCTGGCGTCGCACCCGCCGTTCGGGCGCAAGAGGTGCTGCGCTGGCGCTTGGTCACGAGCTTTCCTAAAGCGCTGGATGCCATCTCTGGCGGGGCAGAAAAATTTGCTCAGACTTTGCGCGTGATGTCTGGCGGGCAGATTGATGTCAGCATTCACCCCGCGGGTGACTTGATGCCGGCCTTTGGTGTGATGGAAGGCGTGCAAAACGGCACGGTAGAGATGGCGCTGACGGCGCCGTATTACTTCACAGACAAGGATTACAGCTTCGCTTTGGGCTGCGCCGTTCCCTTTGGGCTGACGGCCCGGCAGATGGACGCATGGATGGAGTATGGCGGTGGGCGCAAGCTCATGGATGACTTCTATGCCCAGTACAACATCAAGAGCCTGAGTGCGGGAAATACCGGCACGCAAATGGGTGGCTGGTACCGTAAAGAAATTAAAACCGTTCAGGACCTGCATGGCTTGCGCATGCGTGCAGGCGGCGGCTTGCTGGGTGATGCGCTGCAAAAGCTGGGCGTGCAAGCGTTCAATATGCCGATTGGCGAGGCGCAGCAGGCGCTGGAAAAAGGCAGATTAGATGCCGTGGAGTTTGTCGGCCCGTATGACGAGCAAAAACTGGGCTTTGGCAAGATTGCCCCTTATTACTACTACCCCGGCTGGTGGGAGGGCGGGGCTGAGCTGGCTTACTTTATCAACACCAAGGCTTTTGCCGCACTGACGCCTGAGCACAAGGCGATGGTCGAGGCGGCGGCGGCGCTGGCGGCGAAGGATTTGACGGCCAAGTATCTGGCGCTCAACCCGGCAGCGCTGAAAAAGCTGTTGAGCGAAAGAGTGCAGCTGCGCGCTTTTCCGCGTGAGCTGATGGATGCAGGCTTTAAGGCGGTAATGACCACGATGGCTGAGCATGAAGCCAAGTCAAGCACATTCAGAAGAATTCACCGCAGCATGCGCGGGTTTCAACACGATCAGCTGCTCTGGGACCGGTTCTCCGAATTTCGCTACTCCAGCTATATGAGTGCAGTACGTTTGTAA
- a CDS encoding TRAP transporter substrate-binding protein: MDRRSILKNAGIAGVLAAGAAPAVHAQAAVRWRLASSFPKSLDTIFGSAEKMSQLVKAMSGGKFEISVHPAGELMPAFGVVDALQGDTIDMAQTAAYYFTGKDPIFAFSCAVPFGLTALQMSGWKDHGNGRKMLDAFFAKYNFKTASAGNTTTQMGGWYRKEIKTVEDLKGLKMRLGGGVFGEAMAKMGVVAQNMPAGDVYQALEKGTLDAVEFVGPYDDEKLGFNKVAPFYYYPGWWEGSAELEFFINIKKYNALSPENKAILDAATRVAAADMTSKYQVLNPQSIKRLVANKTQLKMFPKALMDAGFKASMEVFAEHEAKSPEFKKIHQDMRAFQRDQILWNRFSEYPFNQYMATAKI, encoded by the coding sequence GTGGATCGTCGTTCTATTTTGAAAAATGCCGGTATTGCCGGTGTGTTGGCTGCTGGTGCAGCTCCTGCTGTTCACGCTCAGGCCGCAGTGCGCTGGCGTCTGGCTTCCAGCTTCCCCAAGTCGCTGGACACTATCTTCGGTAGCGCCGAAAAAATGTCGCAACTGGTCAAGGCCATGTCGGGCGGCAAGTTCGAGATTTCGGTACACCCTGCTGGCGAGTTGATGCCCGCTTTTGGTGTGGTGGATGCGCTGCAGGGCGACACCATCGATATGGCGCAAACAGCAGCCTATTACTTTACCGGCAAGGACCCCATCTTCGCCTTCAGCTGCGCCGTGCCTTTTGGCCTGACCGCACTGCAAATGAGTGGCTGGAAAGACCATGGCAACGGCCGCAAGATGCTGGACGCTTTCTTTGCCAAGTACAACTTCAAGACCGCATCTGCCGGTAACACGACCACCCAGATGGGCGGCTGGTACCGCAAGGAAATCAAGACCGTGGAAGACCTAAAGGGTCTGAAGATGCGTCTGGGCGGCGGCGTGTTCGGTGAAGCCATGGCCAAGATGGGTGTGGTTGCGCAAAACATGCCTGCAGGCGATGTCTACCAAGCTCTGGAAAAAGGCACTCTGGATGCCGTTGAGTTCGTTGGTCCTTACGACGATGAAAAGCTGGGCTTTAACAAGGTCGCACCTTTTTACTACTACCCCGGCTGGTGGGAAGGCTCTGCCGAGCTGGAGTTCTTCATCAACATCAAGAAGTACAACGCTTTGTCGCCCGAAAACAAGGCGATTCTGGACGCCGCAACCCGCGTGGCAGCTGCAGACATGACCAGCAAGTACCAGGTGCTTAATCCTCAGTCCATTAAGCGTTTGGTGGCCAACAAGACTCAGTTGAAGATGTTCCCTAAGGCTTTGATGGATGCAGGTTTCAAGGCTTCGATGGAAGTGTTCGCTGAGCACGAAGCAAAGTCCCCTGAGTTCAAGAAGATCCACCAAGACATGCGTGCCTTCCAGCGCGATCAAATTCTGTGGAACCGCTTCTCCGAGTACCCCTTCAACCAGTACATGGCAACAGCCAAGATCTGA